One Rosa chinensis cultivar Old Blush chromosome 3, RchiOBHm-V2, whole genome shotgun sequence DNA window includes the following coding sequences:
- the LOC112195097 gene encoding uncharacterized protein LOC112195097: protein MRIRKRQVPLPLSSLSPVPLPDPHLLNLNHCSSSPPLVQQQQQQQRIHHDPKPSQRLDHVGPLPHPQPSDHPNRPRPIGAASDDGCDFSGELKKRNYCSETLKGEDEDGSRDQAEEKGNDTRKGSTLGAETVSGFPSESSSSSHRVLGRWFEGEKAFPFKKRRGSFGEATRMEKEKKLTQTKMDKKCDGQQSDDKKQEDRVITKESLDHTVGSGTSPKKRARGNAIMEGSRCSRVNGRGWRCCQQTLVGYSLCEHHLGKGRLRSLNSVRSRSFASSVGSIETKSKQLSKPSCLELPKEEERKPDTLLDVNHHGEDQRHENEYGEEKKPLVVTKKRMKLGIVKARSMSSLLGQTNSATAVDDENNK, encoded by the exons ATGAGGATCCGGAAAAGACAGGTCCCGTTGcccctctcttctctctctcccgtGCCTCTACCAGATCCCCACCTCCTCAACCTCAACCACTGCTCATCATCACCTCCTCTggtgcaacaacaacaacaacaacaacgtaTCCACCACGATCCAAAACCCTCCCAACGACTTGATCATGTGGGCCCTCTCCCTCATCCTCAGCCGTCTGATCATCCCAATCGCCCCCGGCCGATTGGAGCAGCGAGCGACGACGGCTGTGATTTTTCCGGGGAGCTGAAGAAGAGAAATTACTGCTCG GAGACATTGAAAGGGGAAGACGAAGATGGATCAAGAGATCAGGCAGAGGAGAAGGGTAATGATACCAG GAAGGGAAGCACATTGGGTGCAGAAACTGTATCTGGGTTTCCTTCAGAATCATCAAGTTCTTCTCATCGAG TTCTTGGGAGATGGTTTGAGGGAGAGAAAGCGTTCCCATTCAAGAAGCGAAGAGGGAGCTTCGGGGAGGCGACgagaatggagaaggagaagaaattaACGCAGACCAAGATGGACAAGAAATGTGATGGTCAACAAAGTGATGATAAGAAGCAAGAAGATAGAGTAATTACGAAAGAAAGCCTCGACCATACTGTTGGTAGTGGTACGAGTCCAAAGAAGAGAGCAAGAGGCAATGCAATAATGGAGGGGTCGAGGTGCAGTCGAGTTAACGGAAGAGGATGGAGGTGTTGTCAACAGACACTTGTCGGGTACTCTCTTTGCGAGCATCACTTGGGCAAAGGAAGGCTTAGGAGCTTGAACAGCGTCCGAAGTCGCTCTTTTGCGAGTTCTGTTGGATCCATAGAGACCAAGTCCAAGCAATTATCAAAACCCTCGTGTTTGGAGCTGCCAAAGGAAGAGGAGCGTAAACCTGATACGCTACTAGATGTCAATCATCATGGTGAAGATCAACGACACGAAAATGAATACGGTGAAGAGAAAAAGCCGTTGGTGGTTACGAAGAAGAGAATGAAACTCGGTATTGTAAAGGCACGATCCATGAGCAGCTTGCTTGGGCAAACGAACAGTGCAACTGCAGTGGATGATGAGAATAACAAGTAG